One genomic region from Nymphaea colorata isolate Beijing-Zhang1983 chromosome 12, ASM883128v2, whole genome shotgun sequence encodes:
- the LOC116265878 gene encoding ethylene receptor 2-like, whose amino-acid sequence MCILFLPDCPINTMITLGQGMLMFSFLLYVSVTNGACNCDDEDAIWGVESILQCQKASDFLIALSYFSIPLELLYFISCSNVFPFKWVVVQFGAFIVLCGMTHLLTVWTYAPHSFNLMLSLTIFKFLTALVSCATAITLVTLIPQLLRVKVREVFLKQKARELDREVVIMKKQEETSWHVRMLTQEIRKSLDRHTILQTTLVELSKTLVLQNCAVWMPNPQKTEMILMYEFKNRNLKLSIPVSDLDIECIKATKGAKILMPDSALAAASSCGLAAEGGVAAIRMPMLRVSNFKGGTPEVVEACYAILVLVLPFGCSHPWSDQELEIVEVVADQVAVALSHAAVLEESQLMREELEAQNRALQQARSNAMMASQARNSFQRVMSNGMRRPMYTISGLLSVMQRDTLSSSQRLILDTMVKTGSVLSKLINDVLEISNVDQGRLSLELKSFQLHPMIKEVAALAKCMCSLGGFEFEFEVERSLPENVIGDEKRIFQVILHMVGSMLGGSHGGGLISFYAYLEDESDLNQEPRWSPWKPELLPNGYVYVKFEFKNQNCTSDESTSGSSGLTRKSSGDGSCEGLGFTMCKKIVQMMQGNIWLDRRGLGESMNLVLRLQVEQSKPLFNEHALSEHLRSSILKGLKVLIVDGDGPNRAATRMMLEKLGCRVSAVASGLACLSVIGCNSDPWDPFQAVILDIQLPEVDGLEVARRVRKTNIMWPLIIALTLSADDGLEEKCLQAGMNGVIRKPILLDAMGDELIRIVQHGNPIV is encoded by the exons ATGTGCATTTTGTTCCTCCCGGATTGTCCCATTAACACAATGATAACATTAGGACAGGGTATGCtaatgttttcctttcttttatatgtttctgTCACCAATGGGGCTTGCAACTGTGATGATGAGGATGCCATCTGGGGTGTTGAGAGCATTTTGCAATGCCAGAAGGCAAGTGATTTCCTTATTGCACTTTCTTATTTCTCAATCCCACTTGAGCTCCTGTATTTCATAAGCTGTTCAAACGTTTTCCCTTTTAAGTGGGTGGTTGTTCAGTTTGGAGCGTTCATAGTTCTCTGTGGTATGACACATTTGTTAACTGTATGGACCTATGCCCCACACTCTTTCAACCTCATGCTGTCACTTACCATCTTCAAATTCCTTACTGCGTTGGTCTCTTGTGCAACTGCTATTACCCTAGTTACTCTCATTCCTCAACTCTTAAGAGTGAAGGTTCGTGAAGTTTTTCTAAAGCAGAAAGCTCGAGAGCTTGACAGGGAGGTGGTGATAATGAAGAAACAGGAAGAAACAAGTTGGCATGTCCGGATGCTCACACAAGAGATCCGGAAATCACTTGACAGACATACCATCTTGCAGACTACTCTGGTTGAGCTATCAAAAACTCTAGTACTTCAAAATTGTGCAGTTTGGATGCCCAATCCTCAGAAAACAGAAATGATTTTGATGTATGAATTCAAAAACCGAAATTTAAAGCTTTCTATTCCAGTTAGCGATCTAGATATCGAATGCATAAAGGCGACGAAGGGTGCAAAGATTTTGATGCCTGATTCAGCACTTGCAGCAGCAAGTAGTTGTGGCTTGGCAGCAGAGGGAGGGGTTGCTGCCATCAGGATGCCAATGTTAAGAGTTTCAAACTTCAAGGGAGGGACTCCTGAAGTTGTTGAGGCTTGTTATGCTATTCTTGTTCTGGTTCTTCCTTTCGGATGCTCACACCCTTGGAGTGACCAAGAGTTGGAGATAGTGGAGGTTGTCGCTGATCAGGTAGCCGTTGCATTATCTCATGCTGCAGTTCTGGAGGAATCACAGTTAATGAGAGAGGAATTGGAGGCACAAAATCGAGCTCTGCAGCAGGCAAGAAGTAATGCCATGATGGCAAGCCAAGCACGGAACTCATTTCAAAGAGTGATGAGTAATGGTATGAGAAGGCCTATGTACACCATATCTGGCTTGCTCTCAGTAATGCAACGTGATACTCTCAGTTCTAGCCAGAGGTTAATCTTGGATACAATGGTTAAAACAGGTAGTGTCCTATCTAAATTGATCAATGATGTGTTGGAGATTTCAAACGTTGATCAAGGTAGGTTGTCTCTGGAACTGAAATCGTTTCAACTGCATCCCATGATAAAGGAAGTGGCTGCTTTGGCAAAATGTATGTGTTCTTTAGGAGGTttcgagtttgagtttgagGTTGAAAGATCATTGCCCGAGAATGTGATTGGGGATGAGAAACGCATTTTTCAGGTGATACTACATATGGTGGGAAGCATGTTAGGTGGTAGCCATGGAGGAGGATTGATTTCATTTTATGCCTACCTTGAAGATGAGAGTGACCTAAACCAGGAACCTAGGTGGTCGCCTTGGAAGCCAGAGTTGCTTCCTAATGGTTATGTATATGTGAAGTTTGAATTCAAGAATCAGAATTGTACAAGTGACGAATCAACTTCTGGATCAAGtgggttgacgaggaagagcaGTGGGGATGGGTCATGTGAGGGCCTTGGATTTACCATGTGCAAAAAGATTGTTCAG ATGATGCAAGGCAACATCTGGTTAGACAGAAGAGGCCTAGGTGAAAGCATGAATCTTGTGCTGAGATTACAAGTTGAGCAGTCAAAGCCTTTGTTTAATGAGCATGCATTGTCGGAGCATCTTAGATCCTCCATCCTTAAAGGGCTAAAAGTGCTCATTGTTGATGGGGATGGTCCCAACCGGGCAGCCACTCGCATGATGCTGGAGAAATTAGGCTGCCGAGTTTCAGCTGTGGCATCTGGTTTAGCCTGCCTAAGTGTCATTGGCTGCAACAGCGACCCTTGGGACCCTTTCCAAGCGGTTATATTGGATATCCAGCTGCCAGAAGTGGATGGGCTTGAAGTTGCTCGGCGGGTGAGGAAGACTAATATTATGTGGCCGCTGATAATTGCTCTGACTTTAAGTGCTGATGATGGATTAGAGGAAAAATGCCTGCAGGCGGGAATGAATGGTGTTATTAGAAAGCCAATCTTGTTGGATGCCATGGGTGATGAGCTCATAAGGATTGTCCAGCATGGAAATCCGATTGTCTGA